A stretch of the Medicago truncatula cultivar Jemalong A17 chromosome 5, MtrunA17r5.0-ANR, whole genome shotgun sequence genome encodes the following:
- the LOC11423375 gene encoding GDP-L-galactose phosphorylase 1 has translation MMLKIKRVPTVVSNYQKEEVGEAAPRTVGGCGRNCLKSCCIQDAKLPLYAFKKIDKVTEKDLAIHECQEELPMAFLDSLVLGEWEDRMQRGLFRYDVTACETKVIPGECGFIAQLNEGRHLKKRPTEFRVDKVLQPFDENKFNFTKVGQEEVLFQFEASEDGEVQFYPNAPIDVDNYPSFVAINVSPIEYGHVLLIPRIFECLPQRIDHESFLLALHMAAEAANPYFRLGYNSLGAFATINHLHFQAYYLAMPFPIEKAPTKKIATSNGGVKVSELLKYPVRGLVFEGGDTLEDLSKIVSDACISLQNNNIPYNVLISDCGTQVFLLPQCYAEKQALGEVDAELLDTQVNPAVWEISGHMVLKRKKDFDEASEANAWRLLAEVSLSEERFQEVNAIIFEAIALTEELDDNVQCLPKDDSVDSSTYPTVVAGSQECVVLQ, from the exons atgatgcTAAAAATCAAAAGGGTTCCCACCGTTGTTTCCAATTATCAAAAAGAGGAGGTTGGAGAGGCTGCTCCTCGTACTGTCGGAGGTTGTGGTCGGAATTGTCTCAAATCTTGTTGTATTCAAG ATGCAAAGCTACCTTTGTATGCTTTTAAAAAGATTGACAAAGTAACCGAAAAGGATTTGGCTATCCATGAGTGTCAAGAGGAGCTTCCTATGGCCTTTTTGGACTCACTTGTTCTTGGAGAG TGGGAAGATCGCATGCAAAGAGGACTTTTTCGTTATGATGTTACCGCCTGTGAAACCAAG GTGATTCCGGGTGAGTGTGGTTTCATTGCTCAGCTTAACGAGGGCCGACACCTCAAGAAGAGACCAACTGAGTTCAGAGTTGATAAGGTTCTTCAGCCCTTTGATGAAAACAAATTCAACTTTACTAAAGTTGGGCAAGAAGAGGTTCTGTTTCAATTTGAAGCTAGTGAAGATGGTGAAGTCCAGTTTTATCCAAATGCCCCAATTGATGTTGACAATTATCCCAGTTTTGTTGCCATCAAT GTCAGTCCTATTGAGTATGGACATGTTTTGCTGATTCCCCGCATTTTCGAGTGTTTGCCTCAAAGGATTGATCATGAGAGCTTCTTGCTTGCACTTCACATGGCAGCTGAAGCTGCTAATCCATATTTTCGATTGGGTTACAACAGCCTTGGTGCATTTGCAACTATAAACCATCTTCACTTCCAG GCTTATTATTTGGCTATGCCCTTTCCTATTGAGAAGGCTCCCACCAAGAAAATTGCAACTTCAAATGGTGGTGTGAAGGTATCTGAATTGCTGAAGTATCCGGTTAGAGGTCTTGTCTTTGAAGGCGGCGACACGCTCGAAGATTTATCAAAAATTGTTTCAGATGCTTGTATCTCcctacaaaacaacaacataccTTACAATGTTCTTATTTCTGACTGTGGAACACAAGTGTTTCTTTTACCACAG TGTTATGCAGAGAAACAAGCTCTTGGAGAAGTGGATGCTGAGCTTCTTGACACACAAGTAAATCCCGCGGTGTGGGAGATTAGTGGACACATGGTTTTGAAGAGGAAAAAGGATTTTGACGAGGCGTCTGAAGCCAATGCTTGGAGGCTTCTTGCAGAAGTTTCACTCTCTGAAGAAAGGTTTCAAGAAGTTAATGCTATTATCTTTGAAGCCATTGCCTTAACTGAAGAATTGGATGACAATGTTCAATGTCTTCCAAAAGATGATTCTGTCGACTCGAGCACATACCCTACTGTGGTGGCTGGTTCACAAGAATGTGTTGTTCTACAGTAA